One part of the Bacillus sp. FJAT-45350 genome encodes these proteins:
- the ruvA gene encoding Holliday junction branch migration protein RuvA yields MIDFIRGKLVSVETQYIVIETHGIGYQLHCPNPFVFQKYLDEEVQVYSYHYVREDVIRLYGFKTKKERSMFEKLLNVSGIGPKGALAILASGQPEQLVTAIEEENEKFLVKFPGVGKKTARQIILDLKGKLDEFVPTLFDELTEEAPIKQTGSAYSHELDEAIEALKALGYVDRELKKVIPKLAEEQLPTDQYIKKALQLLLTH; encoded by the coding sequence TTGATTGATTTTATTAGGGGAAAATTAGTTTCTGTTGAAACTCAATATATTGTGATTGAAACTCATGGGATTGGATATCAATTGCATTGTCCAAATCCTTTTGTCTTTCAAAAATATTTAGATGAAGAAGTTCAGGTGTATAGCTATCACTATGTTAGAGAGGATGTCATTCGTCTGTACGGCTTCAAAACAAAAAAGGAACGCTCAATGTTTGAAAAGTTGTTAAACGTATCTGGAATTGGCCCAAAGGGGGCATTAGCGATTCTAGCATCTGGTCAGCCTGAACAGTTAGTTACGGCAATTGAGGAAGAAAATGAGAAGTTCCTTGTGAAATTTCCAGGTGTAGGTAAGAAAACAGCAAGACAGATTATTCTAGATTTGAAAGGAAAGCTTGACGAATTTGTTCCTACGTTATTTGATGAGCTTACAGAAGAAGCACCGATAAAGCAAACTGGTTCAGCGTATTCCCATGAATTAGATGAAGCAATTGAAGCACTTAAGGCTCTTGGGTATGTCGATAGGGAACTTAAGAAGGTTATTCCAAAGCTTGCAGAGGAACAATTGCCTACAGACCAATACATAAAAAAGGCATTACAATTACTATTAACTCATTAA
- a CDS encoding intercompartmental signaling factor BofC: MKIRQLGQKFKKVQVLVLLFILISTVSITFLSTQYHSAEPIESKEMVNEKQEAFEVMGPKTVEVVLKRIYLDGEISEERLFETIWSMEDFWAYYEGWDLIDQNEQQVLFQQKVDDISPLLKFNGYFGISDDGFLKIYEGKPGGEKVIQSFFQINTKKLKSQQQTELVEGIPVMSRENYQEVISALKKYAISEM; the protein is encoded by the coding sequence ATGAAAATTCGCCAATTAGGACAAAAGTTTAAGAAGGTTCAAGTATTAGTATTACTGTTTATTCTCATTAGTACAGTGTCTATTACATTCCTTTCTACACAGTATCATAGTGCAGAGCCTATTGAGTCGAAGGAAATGGTAAATGAAAAGCAGGAAGCGTTTGAAGTGATGGGTCCGAAAACTGTGGAGGTTGTGTTAAAAAGAATCTACTTAGATGGAGAAATTAGTGAGGAAAGACTTTTTGAAACAATCTGGTCAATGGAAGATTTCTGGGCATATTATGAAGGCTGGGATTTAATTGATCAAAATGAACAACAAGTTTTATTTCAACAAAAAGTAGATGATATTTCACCTTTACTTAAGTTTAATGGGTATTTTGGTATTTCTGATGATGGCTTTTTGAAAATTTATGAAGGAAAGCCTGGAGGAGAAAAGGTTATACAATCATTTTTCCAAATTAATACTAAGAAATTGAAAAGTCAGCAGCAAACTGAATTAGTTGAAGGAATTCCAGTAATGTCTAGAGAAAATTATCAAGAAGTTATTAGTGCATTAAAAAAATATGCGATATCGGAAATGTAG
- a CDS encoding YhcN/YlaJ family sporulation lipoprotein gives MRKFAITLTAASMIMGGLAGCGVDNQTRDMGGAGHQNLGYHTAEQGGAFTGARYTGEGPLTDMMTPDARHARDRGRGFGQTGAAGFGRDGAMGARGATGIGADRGQLGVQDRIGPTGRTNRGGANAGVTSPLMDGQAAGYHARPNERMGIRGFGTDVNQRGAGTRGATGVGANRPGMGNSGLVGDRPGMVDDRGILREQRGERGTGVLGGDRTRQGTNALTGNRGQKGAGTGALTGDRTQRGAGTMTARYHSDYDGQTVQRIQQRVEGIDNVRDGRVIIHDNTVVVGVETTGRENQAVEKEVRKQVQGMADGRDVHVVTDQDAVTRIRTMDDRLRGGAAFEEIGATFTEMLGDLGRAAQRPFERSR, from the coding sequence ATGCGAAAATTTGCTATCACATTAACAGCAGCATCAATGATTATGGGTGGTTTAGCAGGCTGTGGAGTAGACAACCAAACAAGAGATATGGGTGGTGCAGGTCACCAAAATCTTGGGTACCACACAGCCGAACAAGGCGGTGCCTTTACAGGTGCTCGTTACACAGGGGAAGGACCACTAACTGACATGATGACACCAGATGCACGTCATGCTAGAGATCGTGGTAGAGGTTTTGGTCAAACAGGAGCAGCAGGATTTGGTAGAGATGGAGCTATGGGAGCAAGAGGAGCAACAGGAATTGGTGCAGATAGAGGTCAATTAGGTGTTCAAGACCGAATTGGACCAACAGGTAGAACAAATCGTGGTGGTGCAAATGCAGGTGTTACTTCACCATTAATGGATGGTCAAGCAGCAGGATATCATGCTAGACCTAACGAACGAATGGGTATTAGAGGATTTGGTACTGATGTCAACCAGCGTGGTGCTGGGACAAGAGGTGCTACAGGAGTAGGTGCTAATCGTCCTGGTATGGGGAACTCAGGTCTTGTAGGAGACCGTCCTGGTATGGTTGATGACCGAGGTATTCTACGTGAACAGCGTGGCGAACGTGGTACAGGGGTTCTTGGGGGAGACCGTACTAGACAAGGTACAAATGCATTAACAGGTAACCGTGGTCAAAAAGGTGCGGGTACAGGAGCGTTAACAGGAGACCGTACACAAAGAGGTGCTGGTACAATGACAGCACGTTACCATAGTGATTATGATGGTCAAACTGTTCAACGTATTCAACAACGAGTTGAAGGTATTGACAACGTTCGTGATGGACGCGTCATCATTCACGACAACACAGTAGTCGTTGGTGTAGAGACAACTGGTCGTGAAAATCAAGCAGTAGAAAAAGAAGTTCGTAAACAAGTTCAAGGTATGGCTGATGGTCGTGACGTTCATGTCGTTACTGACCAAGATGCGGTAACTCGAATTAGAACAATGGATGATCGTTTACGTGGCGGTGCAGCGTTTGAGGAAATCGGAGCTACCTTTACGGAAATGCTTGGTGACCTAGGTCGTGCAGCCCAACGCCCGTTTGAACGTTCTCGTTAA
- the safA gene encoding SafA/ExsA family spore coat assembly protein, which yields MKIHIVQKGDTLWNLSKKYDVDFEQLKSVNSHLSNPDMIMPGMKIKVPTGGVPVKKEAPKAMPKKEAKVAPTPPAPAPPPAPPKEKPIAKEKPMPKEKVVTPEPQPQIQMPQVQMPMQPMMQPVQQQMPTQQQMQEMIMNFNIYKQPQQQAPVYPSVPMQHYPEPPKVQEKPVEKKPVAKKPVPPKLKEEVKVEKPQVAPTPPPPPKMPEMPFTQPMMQQPMQPMPCFPTGYYPVSPVMSGCSSPGQMVSPYQMQPSGYPMGMAQPVYGQQTPYGFGQMGMQQPMMQPQMQPPQMHQPQLHQPYMQQPMMQPQQMQQPAMPYSPQVMPTTAGKDDCGCGPKPQMSGPQMSAPYTYPGKGDMPAGFQMPKMNQYRENDDYED from the coding sequence GTGAAAATTCATATTGTACAAAAAGGGGATACACTGTGGAATTTATCAAAAAAATATGACGTTGATTTTGAACAATTAAAATCAGTGAACTCCCACCTTTCAAATCCGGATATGATTATGCCAGGAATGAAAATCAAAGTACCAACAGGTGGTGTTCCTGTGAAAAAGGAAGCACCTAAAGCGATGCCAAAGAAAGAAGCGAAAGTAGCACCAACTCCGCCGGCACCTGCTCCACCACCAGCACCACCAAAGGAAAAGCCAATTGCAAAGGAAAAACCAATGCCTAAAGAAAAAGTGGTTACACCTGAACCACAACCGCAAATTCAAATGCCTCAGGTTCAGATGCCAATGCAACCGATGATGCAACCAGTACAGCAACAAATGCCAACACAACAGCAAATGCAAGAAATGATCATGAATTTTAATATTTATAAACAGCCACAACAACAGGCACCTGTATACCCGTCGGTTCCTATGCAACATTACCCTGAACCACCAAAAGTACAGGAAAAGCCAGTTGAAAAGAAACCAGTTGCGAAAAAGCCTGTTCCACCAAAGCTAAAGGAAGAAGTGAAAGTTGAGAAGCCACAGGTGGCACCAACTCCACCACCGCCACCGAAAATGCCAGAAATGCCTTTTACACAACCAATGATGCAACAACCTATGCAACCAATGCCATGCTTTCCAACAGGATACTATCCAGTAAGTCCAGTCATGTCAGGTTGTTCTTCGCCAGGTCAAATGGTTTCGCCATATCAAATGCAACCAAGTGGGTATCCAATGGGGATGGCTCAGCCAGTATATGGGCAACAAACTCCATATGGTTTTGGTCAAATGGGAATGCAGCAGCCAATGATGCAACCACAGATGCAACCACCACAGATGCATCAACCACAGTTGCATCAACCATATATGCAACAGCCGATGATGCAACCACAACAAATGCAACAACCAGCAATGCCTTATTCACCTCAAGTGATGCCGACTACTGCAGGTAAGGATGATTGTGGATGTGGACCGAAACCACAAATGTCTGGACCACAAATGTCTGCACCATATACTTATCCAGGAAAAGGTGATATGCCTGCAGGCTTTCAAATGCCGAAAATGAATCAGTATAGAGAAAATGATGATTACGAAGATTAA
- the nadA gene encoding quinolinate synthase NadA yields MSILETIENSSLLPDKYKNMSVEEMENRVREIKEKFGTKLYIPGHHYQRDEVIQFADDTGDSLQLAQKAAANKDADFIVFCGVHFMAETADVLTTKNQKVVLPDMRAGCSMADMADIEQTERAWVPLQELFGDTILPLTYVNSTAAIKAFCGRNGGATVTSSNAKKMLEWAFTQKERILFLPDQHLGRNTAYDLGIPLDEMAIWNPDTNELEYDGEKDVQEIKVILWKGHCSVHEKFTVENIKDLRENDPEMKIIVHPECSHEVVQLSDDAGSTHYIIETLKAAPAGSKWAVGTEMNLVKRLGDIHKDKTVISLNPNMCPCLTMNRIDLPHLLWSLESIEQGTIQNQIIVEEDIAKDSVLALERMLERA; encoded by the coding sequence ATGAGCATTTTAGAGACGATAGAAAATAGTTCATTGTTACCTGACAAGTATAAAAATATGTCAGTGGAAGAAATGGAAAATCGTGTACGGGAAATTAAAGAAAAATTTGGTACAAAACTTTATATACCTGGACATCATTATCAAAGAGATGAAGTTATTCAATTTGCTGATGATACAGGAGATTCATTACAGTTAGCTCAAAAAGCAGCAGCTAACAAAGATGCAGATTTTATCGTTTTCTGTGGCGTACATTTCATGGCAGAAACAGCGGATGTTTTAACTACAAAGAATCAAAAAGTAGTCTTACCTGATATGAGAGCTGGCTGTTCTATGGCAGATATGGCTGATATTGAGCAAACAGAACGTGCATGGGTACCGCTACAAGAGCTATTTGGCGATACAATCTTACCACTTACGTATGTAAACAGTACAGCGGCAATTAAAGCATTTTGTGGACGTAATGGTGGAGCAACTGTTACTTCTTCAAATGCAAAAAAAATGCTAGAATGGGCATTTACACAAAAGGAACGTATTCTTTTCTTACCTGATCAACATTTAGGGAGAAATACAGCTTATGATTTAGGTATTCCATTAGATGAAATGGCAATATGGAACCCTGATACAAATGAGCTTGAATATGATGGAGAAAAAGATGTTCAGGAAATTAAAGTAATTTTATGGAAAGGTCACTGTTCAGTGCATGAAAAGTTCACTGTAGAAAACATAAAAGACCTTCGTGAAAACGACCCTGAAATGAAAATCATTGTCCATCCAGAATGTAGCCATGAGGTCGTACAATTATCTGATGATGCTGGTTCTACTCATTATATTATCGAAACATTAAAAGCAGCACCAGCAGGCAGTAAATGGGCTGTAGGTACAGAAATGAACTTAGTTAAACGTCTTGGTGACATCCACAAAGATAAAACAGTTATCTCTCTAAATCCTAATATGTGCCCTTGTTTAACGATGAATCGTATTGATTTACCTCATTTACTTTGGTCTTTAGAATCCATCGAACAAGGTACTATCCAAAATCAAATAATCGTAGAAGAAGATATTGCAAAAGATTCAGTTCTTGCTTTAGAACGTATGCTAGAACGTGCATAA
- the nadC gene encoding carboxylating nicotinate-nucleotide diphosphorylase yields MNKIKLRHLLQQFFVEDLGEGDVTSNTIFNLDDIGDGQFIVKQDGIVSGIDIIKEAYLLFDEEITVQNHVIDGDNVKKGDCIATVRGPISHLLSGERVILNLLQRMSGIATLTKEAVDTLNSATTRVCDTRKTTPGLRMFEKYAVRCGGGFNHRIGLYDGVMIKDNHIAASGSITEAVQKVKEQLGHMVKVEVETETKEQVLEAIEAKADIIMFDNRTPEQVAEFVKLVPEGFITEASGGIDLTNLAGYSNTGVHYISLGLLTHSVKALDISFNVQGGTK; encoded by the coding sequence ATGAATAAAATAAAGCTGAGACACCTACTGCAACAGTTTTTTGTGGAAGATTTAGGTGAGGGAGATGTTACGAGTAATACCATTTTTAACTTAGACGATATTGGTGATGGTCAATTTATTGTAAAACAGGATGGTATAGTTTCAGGCATTGATATTATAAAAGAGGCATATTTACTTTTTGATGAAGAAATAACTGTTCAGAATCATGTGATAGATGGAGACAATGTAAAGAAGGGTGATTGTATTGCGACAGTAAGAGGGCCTATAAGTCACTTGTTAAGTGGGGAGCGTGTCATCCTAAATTTACTACAGCGAATGAGTGGAATTGCGACTCTAACGAAGGAAGCAGTCGATACCCTTAATAGTGCAACAACAAGAGTATGTGATACTAGAAAAACGACACCTGGGCTTAGAATGTTTGAAAAATATGCTGTTCGCTGTGGTGGTGGTTTCAATCATCGAATTGGCCTTTATGATGGAGTAATGATTAAAGATAATCATATTGCAGCATCAGGAAGCATAACGGAAGCAGTACAGAAAGTAAAAGAGCAATTAGGACATATGGTGAAGGTTGAGGTAGAAACAGAAACGAAAGAGCAGGTTTTAGAAGCAATTGAAGCAAAAGCTGATATAATAATGTTTGATAATCGTACACCTGAGCAAGTAGCTGAATTTGTTAAATTAGTACCTGAAGGGTTTATTACTGAGGCATCAGGTGGGATTGATTTAACGAATCTTGCTGGTTATAGCAACACAGGGGTTCATTATATATCATTAGGATTACTAACACATTCAGTTAAAGCATTAGATATTAGCTTTAATGTACAAGGGGGAACTAAATAA
- the nadB gene encoding L-aspartate oxidase, with protein MMTVRKADVVIIGSGLAGLMAAEILSVEKNVIIITKSKIQHSNSMMAQGGIAAAFDEDDDWRDHFFDTIVAGGYHNDEEMTKKLVQKGPEMINKLIELGVQFDRDDDGNYSLGKEGAHGRRRILHAGGDATGKELVQRLINRVEKKVTIYEDEMALDLLVQNNKCIGVTTKTLSGDMIQTIAPHTILATGGVGQLYKVTSNCQSLTGDGMAMAYRAGAELVDMEFVQFHPTMLVKNNKGYGLISEAVRGEGARLVTNLGHYIMENVHELKDLAPRDVVAREIHRVNTEEDELLYLDISTIKDFEKRFPSITKICKQAGVQLEEGRIPVAPGAHFIMGGVSTNERGATSINGLYAIGEVSKTGVHGANRLASNSLLEAIVFANELAQEIIKNPKQAEDLMKIPTLLEKRFDLPTKEEIQDIMTKYVGIVRNDKGLEKAKKWFENYLDFIYKNGNYDLSIEQKTICNLMTIGYLITSSALMRNESRGGHYREDKPLSNEQWLQYNVFCSITNKDVYTKAKVPTIMTV; from the coding sequence ATGATGACGGTTAGAAAAGCAGATGTGGTCATCATTGGAAGCGGCTTAGCTGGGTTAATGGCAGCAGAAATTTTATCTGTGGAAAAGAATGTGATTATAATCACAAAGTCAAAAATCCAACACAGTAATTCGATGATGGCACAAGGTGGAATTGCAGCAGCATTTGATGAAGATGATGATTGGCGTGATCATTTCTTTGATACAATTGTCGCTGGAGGCTATCATAATGACGAAGAAATGACAAAAAAACTGGTCCAAAAGGGGCCAGAAATGATAAATAAATTAATTGAATTAGGCGTTCAATTTGACCGTGATGATGATGGTAATTATTCCTTGGGTAAAGAGGGAGCACACGGCAGAAGGCGAATTCTTCATGCTGGTGGAGATGCTACTGGTAAGGAATTAGTGCAGCGGTTAATTAATCGAGTTGAAAAGAAAGTAACAATTTACGAAGATGAAATGGCTCTTGATTTACTCGTGCAAAATAATAAATGTATAGGTGTCACTACAAAAACACTTTCAGGTGATATGATTCAAACAATTGCTCCACATACCATTTTAGCTACTGGGGGGGTAGGACAATTATATAAAGTAACGTCCAATTGTCAGAGTCTAACTGGTGATGGAATGGCAATGGCATATAGAGCAGGAGCAGAGCTGGTCGATATGGAATTTGTACAATTTCATCCAACCATGCTAGTAAAGAACAATAAAGGTTATGGTTTAATATCAGAGGCTGTTCGTGGAGAGGGAGCTCGCTTAGTAACTAATTTAGGTCATTATATAATGGAGAATGTTCATGAATTGAAGGACCTTGCCCCAAGAGATGTGGTTGCAAGAGAAATTCACAGGGTGAATACAGAAGAAGATGAGCTTCTTTACTTAGATATCTCAACTATAAAAGATTTTGAAAAACGATTCCCCTCCATTACAAAAATTTGCAAACAAGCAGGAGTTCAATTAGAAGAAGGAAGAATACCGGTTGCCCCTGGAGCTCACTTTATAATGGGTGGAGTTTCCACTAATGAACGGGGAGCGACTTCAATTAATGGATTATATGCCATAGGGGAAGTGTCCAAAACTGGTGTACATGGTGCCAATCGCTTAGCAAGTAACTCCCTTCTTGAAGCTATTGTGTTTGCAAATGAACTAGCTCAAGAAATAATTAAAAATCCGAAACAAGCAGAAGATTTGATGAAAATACCAACCCTACTAGAGAAACGTTTTGATTTACCAACCAAGGAAGAGATTCAGGATATAATGACAAAATATGTTGGGATTGTTAGGAACGATAAAGGCTTAGAAAAAGCGAAGAAATGGTTTGAGAACTATCTGGACTTTATTTATAAGAACGGGAATTATGATTTGTCTATTGAACAAAAAACAATATGTAATTTAATGACGATTGGGTATTTAATTACATCCTCTGCATTAATGCGTAATGAGAGTAGAGGCGGACACTACCGCGAAGACAAGCCGCTTTCTAATGAACAATGGCTACAATACAATGTATTTTGTTCAATTACTAATAAAGATGTGTATACGAAGGCAAAAGTGCCAACGATAATGACAGTTTAG
- a CDS encoding IscS subfamily cysteine desulfurase yields the protein MIYLDHSATTPMSQYSLKVFTKVSQEYFGNPSSLHDYGSIANDLVQTSRQTIAKAFNGVARSLYFTSGGSESNYLSLLSIARANESKGKHLITTPIEHPSIINTFESLRKEGFEVSYIPVNSYGEVIVDALHELIREDTILASIGHANAELGTVQDIKKIGEILNKHGVIFHSDCVQSFGKIPIDVQSAKIDCLSLSAHKIYGPKGIGACYISPSVSWKGLVPNTTHEQGFRQGTINVPGAAAFAAAVEEIMPTVREESERLKQLRLTFLSLLNKEKVVLEGHPDNRLPHHLGLRVKGIEGQYVMLECNRKGIAISTGSACKVGQSAPPASLLAVGRSTQEAHEFIRLTFGKTTTEQHIVKTVNTIHEMIDVYFR from the coding sequence ATGATTTATCTAGACCATTCAGCTACAACACCTATGTCTCAGTATTCCCTAAAAGTCTTCACAAAAGTATCACAAGAATACTTTGGCAACCCTAGTAGCTTACATGATTATGGTTCGATTGCTAACGATTTAGTACAAACCTCTAGACAAACTATTGCTAAAGCTTTTAACGGTGTAGCACGCTCATTATATTTTACAAGTGGAGGTTCAGAAAGTAATTACCTTTCTCTATTATCCATTGCAAGAGCAAATGAATCAAAAGGAAAGCATTTAATCACAACACCGATTGAACATCCTTCGATTATAAATACATTTGAATCATTACGAAAAGAAGGATTTGAAGTAAGCTATATACCAGTAAATAGTTACGGAGAAGTTATTGTAGATGCATTACATGAGTTAATAAGAGAAGATACGATTTTAGCCTCTATTGGACATGCTAATGCAGAACTAGGAACCGTTCAGGACATTAAGAAGATAGGGGAAATTTTAAATAAACATGGCGTTATTTTCCATAGTGACTGTGTTCAATCCTTTGGTAAAATCCCAATAGATGTTCAATCTGCTAAGATTGACTGTCTCAGCTTATCTGCACATAAGATTTATGGACCAAAAGGAATCGGAGCCTGTTATATTAGCCCTTCTGTCAGCTGGAAAGGACTCGTTCCAAATACGACTCATGAACAAGGGTTCAGACAAGGAACTATTAATGTGCCAGGAGCAGCTGCATTTGCAGCTGCTGTAGAAGAAATTATGCCAACAGTAAGAGAAGAATCAGAACGATTAAAACAGCTACGCTTAACGTTTTTATCGTTACTTAATAAAGAGAAGGTTGTTCTTGAGGGACATCCAGATAATCGTCTTCCACATCACTTAGGGTTACGAGTAAAAGGAATTGAAGGCCAATATGTTATGCTTGAATGTAACCGTAAAGGAATTGCTATCTCAACAGGAAGTGCTTGCAAAGTAGGACAATCTGCACCACCAGCGTCTTTACTTGCTGTAGGAAGATCCACTCAAGAAGCACATGAGTTTATACGTTTAACATTTGGAAAAACAACTACCGAACAACATATTGTAAAAACGGTAAATACAATCCATGAAATGATCGATGTATATTTTAGATAA
- a CDS encoding transcription repressor NadR, giving the protein MSVKKKILGEDRRKLILQWLQDNQKPITGNELAEKTNVSRQVIVQDISILKARNHDILATSQGYIYLQGNLEKEKHKKVIACKHHPEDTKKELMIIVDHGVTVKDVTIEHPVYGDLTGSLMLSNRRDVEQFIQKMEQTKASLLSELTEGVHLHTLEATTKEQLTEAVLALNKEGFLLQTTN; this is encoded by the coding sequence ATGAGTGTGAAAAAAAAGATTTTAGGGGAAGACCGGAGAAAACTAATATTACAATGGCTTCAAGATAATCAAAAGCCAATTACAGGGAATGAACTTGCTGAAAAAACTAATGTAAGCCGACAAGTGATTGTCCAAGATATCTCAATTTTGAAAGCTAGAAACCATGATATTTTAGCAACATCACAGGGATATATTTATTTGCAAGGTAATCTTGAAAAAGAAAAACATAAAAAAGTAATCGCTTGTAAACATCATCCAGAAGATACAAAAAAAGAGCTGATGATAATTGTCGACCATGGGGTGACAGTTAAGGACGTAACGATTGAACATCCAGTATACGGAGATTTAACCGGCTCACTCATGCTTAGCAATCGTCGTGATGTTGAACAATTTATTCAAAAAATGGAACAAACGAAAGCATCATTACTGTCTGAATTAACAGAAGGAGTACACCTTCACACACTAGAAGCAACAACTAAAGAACAATTAACAGAAGCAGTACTTGCACTTAATAAGGAAGGCTTTTTATTGCAAACGACTAATTAA
- the pheA gene encoding prephenate dehydratase, with product MKTVGYLGPKGTFTEMAVKAMFPSYNRQPYSTIPKCMDGVTNKEVSLAVVPLENAIEGSVNLTLDYLIHKQNLPIVGEIAVPIEQHLLVHSSHASAWTNVEKVFSHPHAIAQCHEFLRNTLPNVDLQYSNSTGAAAEWLMKNPEKPVAAIGNELAAKEYGLSIVERDIHDFDNNRTRFVILQNGDEQEEITSSLLVSEKTTFMITLPSDYSGALHQVLSAFSWRKLNLSKIESRPMKTGLGNYFFVIDVEQRMDEILIPGVVEELKALGCGVRVLGSYPCFAISKVSAN from the coding sequence ATGAAGACTGTTGGATACTTAGGACCTAAAGGTACATTCACAGAGATGGCTGTTAAAGCAATGTTTCCTTCCTATAATAGACAGCCTTACTCGACGATTCCGAAATGTATGGACGGGGTAACAAATAAAGAGGTCTCGTTAGCTGTTGTACCTTTAGAGAATGCAATTGAGGGATCGGTAAATTTAACCCTTGATTACTTAATTCACAAGCAAAATTTACCTATTGTTGGTGAGATTGCTGTTCCAATTGAACAGCACCTTCTTGTTCATAGCAGTCATGCATCTGCATGGACGAATGTAGAGAAGGTTTTTTCACACCCACATGCAATTGCACAATGTCATGAGTTCTTAAGAAATACGTTACCTAATGTAGACTTACAGTACAGTAACTCTACGGGGGCTGCAGCAGAATGGCTGATGAAAAATCCTGAAAAGCCAGTAGCTGCAATAGGAAATGAACTAGCTGCAAAAGAATACGGGCTATCAATTGTCGAACGGGATATCCATGATTTTGATAATAATCGTACACGATTTGTTATCCTTCAAAATGGAGATGAGCAAGAAGAAATTACATCATCTCTTCTTGTAAGTGAAAAAACAACATTTATGATAACATTACCATCAGATTATTCTGGTGCACTTCATCAAGTGTTATCGGCCTTTTCTTGGCGTAAGCTGAATTTATCAAAAATTGAATCAAGACCAATGAAAACAGGCTTAGGAAATTACTTTTTTGTTATTGACGTAGAACAACGAATGGATGAAATCTTAATACCAGGCGTAGTTGAAGAATTAAAAGCTTTAGGCTGTGGTGTAAGAGTGTTAGGTAGCTATCCTTGTTTTGCGATATCGAAAGTAAGTGCTAATTAA
- a CDS encoding ACT domain-containing protein gives MSERIEQYYLVRRDMLTEAMQKTLEAKQMLESGKVKKINEAVQAVGLSRSAFYKYKDAIYPFHTMVKEKIITLSINLVDRSGSLSELLSIVAEAECNVLTINQTIPLQGRANITLSIDTTPLIIELSELVRQLEDMEVVEKVELVGSGS, from the coding sequence ATGTCAGAGAGGATCGAACAATACTATTTAGTAAGAAGAGATATGCTAACGGAAGCAATGCAGAAAACGCTAGAGGCAAAGCAGATGCTTGAGTCTGGCAAAGTAAAGAAGATAAACGAAGCTGTTCAAGCTGTTGGTCTAAGCCGTAGTGCATTTTATAAATATAAGGATGCAATCTATCCGTTTCATACTATGGTGAAGGAGAAAATAATTACATTATCTATTAACTTAGTCGATCGTTCAGGAAGCTTGTCTGAGCTCCTATCGATTGTAGCTGAGGCAGAATGTAATGTTTTAACAATCAATCAAACAATTCCATTGCAAGGAAGAGCCAATATTACTCTCTCTATTGATACGACTCCGTTAATCATAGAACTGAGTGAATTGGTAAGGCAGTTAGAGGATATGGAAGTTGTTGAAAAAGTAGAACTAGTAGGATCAGGCTCCTAA